One stretch of Emys orbicularis isolate rEmyOrb1 chromosome 7, rEmyOrb1.hap1, whole genome shotgun sequence DNA includes these proteins:
- the HYAL2 gene encoding hyaluronidase-2, translated as MRGGSALAVPWLLVLAVTGGRGQDEKPTFAPLFTRKPFIVAWNAPTQDCRPRFKVQLDFSLFDLQASPNEGFVDQNLTIFYKERLGLYPYYDEQQVAVNGGVPQNSSLREHLDRLEEGIRKYIRSEAKEGLAVIDWEEWRPIWIRNWQNKDIYRKNSRQLVLSRHPDWQEDVVNKEAQYEFESSARKFMLRTLQYAKSYRPKQLWGYYLFPDCYNHDYSKNPDSYTGRCPDVEKTRNDRLSWLWKESTALYPSIYLDQVLASSENGRKFVRSRVMEALRISHQHHDNYSLPVFVYARPTYSRKLDVLSRMDLVSTIGESAALGAAGAIFWGDADYTKSQSTCRTIKAYLEEELGHYIVNVTTAAQRCSQALCQGWGRCLRRDSTANVFLHLNPLSFQIRHRGEADGQQPMLRVEGELSAADTAYLRTHFRCQCYQGWRGDACERQLSTHNSGACPTCATLGLLVLGLLACLD; from the exons ATGCGGGGAGGCTCTGCGCTGGCAGTGCCATGGCTCCTGGTCCTTGCTGTCACTGGCGGCCGTGGGCAGGATGAGAAGCCAACCTTTGCCCCCCTTTTCACCCGGAAGCCCTTCATTGTGGCCTGGAACGCACCCACCCAGGACTGCAGGCCCCGCTTCAAGGTCCAGCTGGACTTCAGCCTCTTTGACCTGCAGGCCTCGCCCAACGAGGGCTTTGTAGACCAGAACCTCACCATCTTCTACAAGGAGCGCCTGGGCCTCTACCCCTACTATGATGAGCAGCAGGTGGCTGTGAATGGGGGTGTCCCCCAGAACAGCAGCCTCCGGGAGCACCTGGACCGGCTCGAGGAGGGCATCCGCAAGTACATCCGCTCAGAGGCCAAGGAAGGGCTGGCTGTCATTGACTGGGAGGAATGGCGGCCCATCTGGATCCGCAACTGGCAGAACAAAGACATCTACCGCAAGAACTCCCGGCAGCTGGTGCTGTCGCGGCACCCCGACTGGCAGGAGGACGTGGTGAACAAGGAGGCCCAGTACGAGTTTGAGAGCTCGGCCCGGAAATTCATGCTCCGCACCCTACAGTATGCCAAGAGCTACCGGCCCAAGCAGCTGTGGGGTTACTACCTCTTCCCGGACTGCTACAACCACGACTACAGCAAGAACCCAGACAGCTACACGGGGCGCTGCCCTGACGTGGAGAAGACACGCAATGACCGGctgtcctggctctggaaggaGAGCACAGCCCTCTACCCTTCCATCTACCTAGACCAGGTCCTGGCCTCCTCTGAGAACGGCCGCAAGTTCGTGCGCTCGCGGGTCATGGAGGCTCTGCGGATCTCCCACCAGCACCACGATAACTACTCGCTGCCTGTCTTCGTCTACGCCAGGCCCACCTACAGCCGTAAGCTGGACGTGCTGAGCAGG ATGGACCTGGTCTCCACCATCGGCGAGAGCGCAGCCCTGGGGGCAGCTGGTGCCATCTTCTGGGGCGATGCAGACTACACCAAGAGCCAA AGCACCTGCCGGACTATCAAGGCCtacctggaggaggagctgggtcaCTACATCGTCAACGTCACCACAGCGGCTCAGCGCTGCAGCCAGGCACTgtgccagggctgggggcgctgtCTGCGCCGGGACAGCACCGCCAACGTCTTCCTCCACCTCAACCCGCTCAGCTTCCAGATCCGGCACCGGGGTGAGGCCGACGGGCAGCAGCCAATGCTGCGGGTGGAGGGGGAGCTATCTGCCGCCGACACCGCATACCTACGGACCCACTTCCGGTGCCAGTGTTACCAGGGCTGGCGTGGGGACGCGTGCGAGCggcagctgagcacccacaacagTGGAGCCTGCCCGACCTGTGCCACTCTGGGACTCCTGGTGCTGGGGCTCCTGGCCTGCTTGGACTAG